In Leptolyngbya sp. O-77, the genomic window CCACAGCGAAAAAATGTCCAGTCTGGGGCAACTCGTCGCAGGCATCGCCCACGAAATCAACAATCCCATCAGCTTCATCTACGGCAACGTCACCCATGCCCGCCAATACGCTCAATCCCTACTCGACCTCATCGCGCTCTATCAGCAGCACCTTCCCCACCTTCCACAGCCTATCCAAGACGCGCAAGCCAGCCTAGACCTGCCGTTCATCACTGCCGACCTGCCCAAACTCCTCAATTCAATGCGGGTCGGAGCTGAGCGCATCCGCACCATCGTCCTCTCACTCCGCACCTTTTCCCATATGGACGAAGAGGGGCTAAAACGAGTCGAAATTCATCACGGCATTGATAGCACGCTGCTGATCTTGCAGCACCGGCTTCAGACTTCTGCTAACGGCACTGCCATTCAAGTCATAACCGACTATGGCAATCTACCGCCTGTAGAGTGCTACCCCAGCCAACTCAACCAGGTGTTTCTGAACATCCTCAACAACGCCATCGATGCTCTCCAGTCCCCCCATGCTCCCAACGGATTCCTGGCAGATTCCTCTCCTTTCCTGATCCATATCCAGACTCGGTATCTGGAAAACGAAGAGGGAAAAAACAGCAAAGAGGGAAAAGGGGGCGATCGCACCGACGGGCAGATCCAAATCTGCATCGCTAACAACGGCCCCGCCATCCCCGAAGATCTAAAACCCCGCCTGTTCGATCCCTTCTTCACCACCAAGCCCGTCGGACAGGGCACAGGTCTCGGACTCACCGTGTGCTACCAAATCATCGTCGAAACCCACCACGGCATCCTCCGCTGCAATTCTGTCCCAGGACACCACACCGAATTCATCATCCAAATTCCTGTATCCCAGACAACCAAACGCTTTAAGGCATAAAGAAAATCTTTGATGAACTGCCCTTTTTGAAAAACTTGTCTACTCTGATAAAGAGCAGACAGTCCCAAAATCTACTGAGAAATCTACTGAAAGCCTTAGGGTTATGTAGGCCGTGCCTGTATCCGTCCTCTATAAGGCAATTTGGAATTTGGTTCGGCGTTGTCCAGCAGTAAGCAAATAGGCAGAATCTATGGCACAGAGCTTTGGTCTCATTGGTTTGGCCGTGATGGGCGAAAACCTTGCACTCAACATCGAGCGCAACGGCTACTCAATGGCGGTTTACAACCGCACTGGTTCGGTTACAGAAGAATTCATGAGAACGCGGGCCGTAGGGAAAAACTTTGTCGCCTCCTACACCCTGCCTGAGTTTGTGCAGTCCCTGGAGCGCCCCCGCAAAATCCTGATCATGGTCAAGGCAGGCGGCCCGGTGGATGCCGTGATCGAACAGCTAAAGCCCCTGCTCGAACCCGGCGACATGATCATCGACGGCGGCAACTCGCTCTACGAAGACACCGAGCGCCGCGTCAAGGATCTGGAATCTACCGGGCTACGCTTTATTGGCATGGGCGTGAGCGGCGGCGAAGAAGGCGCGCTCAACGGGCCGAGCCTCATGCCCGGTGGCACCGAAGCTGCCTACCGCGAAATCGAACCCATCGTTACCAAAATTGCCGCCCAAGTAGACGACGGCCCCTGCGTCACCTACATTGGCCCCGGCGGATCTGGGCATTACGTCAAGATGGTTCACAACGGCATTGAATATGGGGATATGCAGCTCATTGCCGAAGCCTACGACCTGCTGAAAAATGCAGGCGGACTGACCAACGAGCAACTCCACGCTGCTTTTGCCGAGTGGAACACCACCGACGAACTCAACTCGTTCTTGATCGAAATTACTGCCGACATCTTCCAGAAAATCGACCCCGATACGGGCAAGCATTTGGTCGATTTCATCCTCGACGCTGCCGGACAAAAAGGCACGGGTCGCTGGACGGTGATGAGTGCGCTGGAACTGGGTGTCAGCATTCCCACCATCATCGCAGCGGTGAATGCCCGCATCATTTCTTCCATCAAAGAAGAGCGGGTTGCTGCATCAAAAGAACTGACGGGCCCCAGCGGACTATATGAAGGCGACCAGCAAGTCTTTACCAACATGGTGCGCGATGCACTTTATTGCTCCAAGATCTGTTCCTACGCACAGGGTATGGCGCTCCTAGGCAAGGCTTCGCAAGAGTTTAATTACAACCTCAATCTGGGTGAAATAGCCCGCATCTGGAAGGGTGGCTGCATTATCCGCGCAGGCTTTTTGAACAAAATCAAAAAAGCCTACGATGAGAACCCCGCACTGCCTAACCTGCTACTGGCTCCAGAGTTTAAGCAGACGATCCTGGATCGGCAGGCAGCCTGGCGCGAAGTGATCATGACCGCTGCCAAAGTCGGCATTCCTGTGCCTGCTTTCAGCGCCTCGCTGGACTATTTCGACAGCTACCGCCGCGCCACCCTGCCGCAAAACCTCACCCAGGCTCAGCGCGACTACTTTGGAGCACATACCTACCAGCGCATCGACAAAGCAGGCACGTTCCACACCGAATGGGCCCCCGAAGCGCCTGCTCTGGCTAGCGTCAGCTAAGGGTTAGAAGCGCTTTTCCTGCAAGAAACCGCCGCTTGGGTTGCCAGGCGACGGTTTTTTAGTTCTCAAAATTTTGAGACTTGTGGCACAGTAATTCAGACACTCGTAGCAGTCAGGATTACTAGAAACCCTGGAAGTTTTGACCAGGCTAACTTTCGTCCCTAATCTCTGACTTCTGCCATCCAGCCATCCAGCAACTATTCCACCACACCCAGAACAGGGGTTTTGGCACTGGAAACAACTCCATTGAGCAATCCGCCCGCATAAGTTGAGGAATGCGTGAGCGCAAACTGCTGGTAGGATGTTTGCATTTGAGCATTCACGGCAACGGTCTTGGCATCATACATCTGCATGGCAGGTCTTGGATACAGCCCGATGGCCACAATCAGCGCCAAGAAGCAGACAGCGATGAACAATTCTCGCGGCTTGGCATCCTCGAACTTGGCATCTGCTGGCAGGACGCAGTTGGTTCCAAAACAGGCAGCCTGCTCGTTGCCCTGGCGCTTCAGTTCAAAATCGCCCAGGTCACAGGACGGAATTACGTCGCACATTAGCTCAGCGCTCGTGCCGAAGAAGACCTGACGCAGCATTGACAGCAAATAGATTGGCGTAAGGATTAGGCCAACTGCGGAGAGAAACACTGTTACCGTGCGGAAGGTAGAACCGTAGACATCGCTCGTCGTCATGCCCATGAACACAGCGATTTCTCCAGCAAATCCGCTCATTCCGGGCAGTGCCAGTGAGGCCATTGCGCCAGCCGTGAATAGGGCAAATACGCGAGGCATCACCTGGCCGATACCGCCCATCTTGTCCATCATCATGGTGTGGGTGCGGTCGTAGGTTACGCCAGCTAGGAAGAACAGCATCGAAGCAATCAGCCCGTGGGAAATCATTTGCAGCATTGCGCCGCTGACGCCGATATCGGTGAAGGAGGCAATGCCCAGCAGTACAAAGCCCATATGGGAAATGGAGGAGTAGGCGAGGCGACGCTTCATGTTTGTCTGCCCGAAGGAATTCAGCGCACCGTATACGATGTTGACCGCACCGAGAATTGCTATAACCGGGGCAAAATAGACATGGGCATTGGGCAGCAGCTCCATATTCAGGCGGATCAGCCCGTAGCCGCCCATCTTTAGCAGCACGCCTGCCAGAATCATCGATACCGGGGAAGAGGCTTCGCCGTGAGCATCGGGGAGCCAAGTGTGCATCGGGAAGACCGCCAGCTTAACGCCGAAGGAGATTAGCAGCCCTGCGTAGAGCAGCAGTTCCATTGGCAGGGAGAAGTCCTTGAGGCGGAGGGCGGCAATGTCAAACGTAGTGGTGACACCAGAGAAGGCCATCGCCAGACCCGCAACGAGGATGAAGATAGAGGCGATCGCCGTGTACATTAGAAACTTCGTCGCCGCGTACCGACGGTTTTGCCCACCCCAGATGCACACCAGCAGATACACCGGAACCAGCTCTACTTCCCACATGATGAAAAACAGCAGGAGATCCTGAGCCACAAAAACGCCTACCTGCGCCGCGTACAGCACCAGCATTAGGGCATAAAACAAGCGCGGTCGCCGATCGACACCCCAAGCGGCAAACATTGACAGCGTGGTGACAAAGCCAGCCAATAGCACCAGCGGAACCGACAGACCATCGACCGAAACCGTCCAGCTTAGCCCAAGCTGCGACATCCACCCGAAGGTTTCCACCATCTGAAAGTCGGCAATGGTGGGGTCATAATGAGTCCAGAAGGCGAAACACATGAGTACAAAGTCCGCCAACCCCACAGCCAGGGCATACCAGCGGACGACTCTGCCGCCTTTGTCGGGCAGCAGTGGAATCAGGAGCGCAGCCGCCAGGGGCAGTAGAACGATGGTGGTTAACCAGGGAAAGTCGGTCATGGCGATGAAGCGAATGTGATGAGAATAAATACCTATTGGTCTTGTAAAGTTATCTTACTAAACTTTTAGACCTGCACCTGCCTAATTTTTCAAGAAGAATCAGTATTAGATTTTGGGTCAACCTTAGAGAGAACTCTAGGTTTTGGTCAGAGCTGGGGAATTTCTCTCTCAAAACATTCCTCACCCCAAGATTCCCCTATTGTCTTCAAATGCCCCAAATGGGATGGAATTCAGACAGAGAGAGCCTATTTCATAAAGCTTTTATGTAAAGCTAGGGCAGTTGCCCCCTGTTTTGGGCATCCTGAATCAAGATCAGGAAAGATAGTGAGAGACTGTAAATTATTTTGTGTAAGCGGTCAAAATTAGTTCAAACATCAGGAGACCGCCCATGCCTCGCCGTCGTCGCCCCCAAGATAAAGTAGACCACCTGCTGGATGAGCTGCTTGCCGATTACTCCACCCCGAGCAAATCCTGGGAGAACAAGGACTGCTCAAACAACTGACCAAACGACTGGTGGAACGAGCACTGCAAGCAGAATTGAGCCATCACCTGGAAACCGAAGTCCAAGCTCCGCCTCCTGAAGAAACCAGTTCCAGCAAGCGTCGCAATAGTCGTAACGGGTACTCCTCTAAAACCGTCAAAGCAGACTGTGGAGAATTGGCACTCTCGATTCCCCGCGACCGTAACAGCACCTTTGAGCCGATTTTGGTGCCCAAAGGAGAGCGACGCTTGAGTGGGCTGGATGACAAAATCATGGCAATGTATGCCCGAGGCTTGAGCACTCGAGATATTCAAGCGCAACTGGAGGAACTCTATGGGGTGGAGGTTTCTCCCACGTTGATTAGCCAAGTCACCGATGCGGTCAGTGACGAGGTGCGTCAGTGGCAGAACCGCCCGCTGGCTAAGCTGTATCCGATTGTTTACCTCGATGCCATTCACGTTCATGTGCGAGAAGACGGGCGGGTGAGCAATCATGCCGTTTACGTTGTCTTAGGTGTAACGCTTGACGGGATTAAGGAAGTCCTAGGGCTATGGATGTCTGCCAATGAAGGGGCAAAGTTTTGGCTCAAAGTGCTGACCGACCTCAAGAATCGCGGCGTAGAAGACATTTTCATCGCCTGTGTAGATGGACTCAAAGGCTTCCCCGATGCGATTGCAGCGGTCTTTCCCAAAACACGAGTGCAGTTGTGTATCGTGCATCTGATTCGCAACTCTTTGCGCTATGTGCCCTGGGGCAGCCAAGCCGAAGTCATTGCCGACCTCAAGCCGATTTATCAAGCGGCCACGGTAGAGGAGGCTGAGACCGCACTAGAAAACTTCGCTGATAAGTGGGACAGGCTCTATCCCACGATTTCCCAGATCTGGTTGCGTCACTGGAACAACATCATCCCCTTCTTTGACTATCCACCAGACATTCGCAAAGTGATTTACACCACCAATGCAATCGAGTCGCTCAATCGCTCGTTGCGTAAGGTGCTCAAGACAAAGGGATGCTTCCCCAATGAGGAATCGGTCTACAAGCTGCTCTACTTGGCGCTTAACAATATTGCCAAAAATGGACGATGCCGATCCGCGATTGGAAAGCAGCACTCATGCGTTTTGCCATTGAGTTCCCCGATCGCTTTCCTCAGTTCTAAGCCTTACACAAAAAAATTGACACTCTCGATAGTGAACCTCCGAGCTATGGCTTCTTCTGACTCTTCTAACCAAGTCAGGACTTACGCATTTGCGATAGGCTCTTTGGGTTTTGGACAATTTCTCACGGGCTGCGCCCGCTAGAAATTGTCCAACTGCGTAAGTCCTACAAGTTTCGTCCCAAGTTTCGTCTGAGCAGGCTGCTAGCCGCACGCCTGACCGCTTTCGCCCGGCGACCGATTTCCCCAGAGACGTTTCCCAACTTCAGCGGGCAGAGCTAGAGCGCACCTACCTGGAAATGCGAGAGTGCCTGATTTTTACAAACCGCAGCCGGGGGCAACTGCTTCGCCGCAACGAGGAGCATAAGCAAACGTCGCTGCAACTCAGAGCAGATGTTGCCAAACTGCAAGTGTCTATCCAGAAGCTGGCGCAGGAAAAACAGCAGCTTGCCGCTTCGAGCCAGGAGTTGCTGCAAGGGATGGAGCAAGAACTAATGGCGATGGGCAGTCGCTTGGAAACGCTGTCGTCTGCCTTCGATGCGGTGGCGGATGTAGAAACGGTAGATCGGATGCAGTGGAGCTTTTTGACGCTGCCCCAGCGGTTTCTAAACTTTCTGAATGCGGTTCGCAGCATCGTGTCCTGGTGGCGCGAGGAGCAGGGCATTGAACCCACGCCGCCGCAGCCTGCGCTGCCTTCTACGGAGCGAAAGCTAACGCCCGAAGAGGAGGCAGAGGATCGACGGGAGAATCCACAGAAATATAGCGATACGGCTTCAGTACAGAAATCGCTCCTTGATCGATAACTCTCATGGGCAAGAAGCGCATCAACCAACTGCTGAATCAGCTTAAGGAAAACCAGCAGGCCGAACTCCGCAACGCCGCTGCGATTTACACCGTGGCGCAAGTTGCAGTGAATGAACTGGAGGCGATCGCCACTGCTGATTTGCCCAAGCCAGAACGGGCGATTCCCGCAGGGATCGCTTCGCGAATCGCCCCTACGACTCCAGCGCCCGCTTTGCCTGCGGCCGTGCCGACCCAGCTCACTCAGGCAGAACTGCTGCAACGCTACGGTTCTTACAACGGCTGTCGCAGCGCGGCCAAAAAGTTGGGCATTCATTTTCCTAAAAACCCTAGCTGGCCCCAACTGATCGCTGCCTTTTCCTATATCGCTGCATTTCGCCAACTAATTCACGACTACGCGCAACAGCAGGAGATTCGCAATCTTTCTGGTGTCCGGTTCACAGTTACGTTGGAATAAGCCAGAGCAACCCAGATGAGAACTCTGTGTATGTATAAAGTAAACCCTTCACCCTAGTAGCTATCCGGATTTCTGCGGTTCGCATTTGTTTCTCTCTATATCGAGTCGCTGAGGCAGACAGGCAGAAAATGGACAGATTAATCGTAAAGCTGATTGGGCTGGCACTTTTAGTAGGCGGAATCTACTTCTTGGGCAAGAACGTGTTTTTTGCAACTAGCCTGGCCTTTTATTGGCGCAATCTCCCAGCCACGGGTTCGCTGCTTTGCCTAATGGGTGGTGTAGCGTCGCTGATTTTCTTTCCTCGGCAAACTGGGAGTTTAGGCTGGGGTCTGCTGGCCGTGGGCATTTTGCTGGTCTTTTTCAGCGGGGGTGCATACTTGTTGCCGACCAGCCTATGGCATTTTGTGGTGTCTTTTGGGGCGATCGCCGCTGGTTTCAAGCTCTTCACCGAGGAGCGTGTCCGGTTTTAGCATTCCTGTCTTTCGGGGCCAATCGAGGTTCAGCCATCGCTAACTCAGCGAAAAAACAGGCAAAAAACAGCAGTGGGGCAAGAAACTAGCTTTCTCACCCCACTGCTTAAAATTTATGTCCCATGCGTACATCACATGTACACATGAAGTATCAGACTAAGTCTCAGCCTTAAACCTGCGATGCAAAGACTTGCTGCAAAGACATATCGAGGCTTAACACTAAACTCGTAGCTGATGCCCAAACCTAGCGGAAACGGCGCTTCCGACGAGCCATAATCGCCTTGCGCTTGCGCTTTTCCAGAGGAGTCTCGAAGTGACGGTGGCTCTTCACATCGGCCAAGATCCCCGCCTTGGAAACCTGACGCTTGAACCGTCGCAGTGCCGACTCAATCCCTTCGTTTTCTCCTAAGACCACCTGGGTCATGCAAAACACTCCTTAACTGATTGCAGAAAATGGTTTAGTCACTTTTCTAAGAATACCGCGTTTTATCCATCCTGTGCTACCCTTACCGCGCAGTTTGAAAGGTCAAGACAGGAAGGCGCTGATGGAGAACTGAACAAAGCCGGAAACCCAAAGCAAAGTTGTAGCTTGAGGTCAAGAAACTAGGTCAAGAAGGACAAATCGACAGAGCCGAAATTAACGCTGAGCGCTACGTTTAAGTTCTCTAGCGCTTCAATTAGCCAGCTCACCGCATCACGAGAACAGGATTCGTAATGACTAAACAAAATTGAGAAGCGCCGCTCTAGCGCGGGCTTGACCTTGCGGCACAGCAGCACAATCTTAAGCAATAGCCCCGTTGTCAGCATCGGGCCAAGATTAGTCAGCAAATCTACAAACACAAAGTGTCTAGGATGCTGGGCGTTATCCACGACCAAGAAGTTTAGCAGATGGCTACAGGTGCGGACGAGCAAAAAGTCATTGAGTCGCTGGTCGTCACTATCAGGCATGATGTCTTGTAGATAGCTATAGAGCTGATTGTTGAACTGTCTGCGCCCATACTCTGGATCGACGGATGACGTGATGTATTCGTACAGATCGTTCTTAAAATCGGCGAAGCAGTGCGTGTAGTTGGTCTGAACCAGAAAATTTTGAGCCAGATCTTTATAGCTGCGGCTACCCTCAATCTTGCCGGTATAGTGGCGCACCACGCGATTCAAGTCTTGATCTTCTAAGAGGGTGGGATTAGAGACTGGGTGAATCAGTCGAGGAGTCGAAGGCGTGGCGATCGCCCCCGCAACAGCACCTTCAGTCGCCCGACCCTGGCGCACCTGGTAGGTCAGATATTGCGACAGGTCAACCTCAAACTTGTGCTGCCGCTCAGCCCGAACCTGACGCACCGTATTCTGCTGCTCGCGGGTGCAGTCTTCGCTGATCAGGCAATGCTCGTAAAGGTAGGGATAGCGCGGAATTAGAGTGCCCAGCGGACGCTGCCCGCTACCGTGATGCGCCTCGGCTGCCTCGCTCAAAACTTGAGCCAAGCGGCGCAGCGTCAGATATTGCTCAGTTTCGGTGAATTGGCGAGTCAGTTCCCGCAGGCGGCGGAGCGATCGCGAGCGGTGGATGCTGATCTGGCTCTGGGCTTGGGCAGCATTGTTTTCAAATAGTTCAATCAGCTTGGGGATGGCC contains:
- a CDS encoding DUF948 domain-containing protein, with translation MRECLIFTNRSRGQLLRRNEEHKQTSLQLRADVAKLQVSIQKLAQEKQQLAASSQELLQGMEQELMAMGSRLETLSSAFDAVADVETVDRMQWSFLTLPQRFLNFLNAVRSIVSWWREEQGIEPTPPQPALPSTERKLTPEEEAEDRRENPQKYSDTASVQKSLLDR
- a CDS encoding NAD(P)H-quinone oxidoreductase subunit 4 gives rise to the protein MTDFPWLTTIVLLPLAAALLIPLLPDKGGRVVRWYALAVGLADFVLMCFAFWTHYDPTIADFQMVETFGWMSQLGLSWTVSVDGLSVPLVLLAGFVTTLSMFAAWGVDRRPRLFYALMLVLYAAQVGVFVAQDLLLFFIMWEVELVPVYLLVCIWGGQNRRYAATKFLMYTAIASIFILVAGLAMAFSGVTTTFDIAALRLKDFSLPMELLLYAGLLISFGVKLAVFPMHTWLPDAHGEASSPVSMILAGVLLKMGGYGLIRLNMELLPNAHVYFAPVIAILGAVNIVYGALNSFGQTNMKRRLAYSSISHMGFVLLGIASFTDIGVSGAMLQMISHGLIASMLFFLAGVTYDRTHTMMMDKMGGIGQVMPRVFALFTAGAMASLALPGMSGFAGEIAVFMGMTTSDVYGSTFRTVTVFLSAVGLILTPIYLLSMLRQVFFGTSAELMCDVIPSCDLGDFELKRQGNEQAACFGTNCVLPADAKFEDAKPRELFIAVCFLALIVAIGLYPRPAMQMYDAKTVAVNAQMQTSYQQFALTHSSTYAGGLLNGVVSSAKTPVLGVVE
- the gndA gene encoding NADP-dependent phosphogluconate dehydrogenase; translation: MAQSFGLIGLAVMGENLALNIERNGYSMAVYNRTGSVTEEFMRTRAVGKNFVASYTLPEFVQSLERPRKILIMVKAGGPVDAVIEQLKPLLEPGDMIIDGGNSLYEDTERRVKDLESTGLRFIGMGVSGGEEGALNGPSLMPGGTEAAYREIEPIVTKIAAQVDDGPCVTYIGPGGSGHYVKMVHNGIEYGDMQLIAEAYDLLKNAGGLTNEQLHAAFAEWNTTDELNSFLIEITADIFQKIDPDTGKHLVDFILDAAGQKGTGRWTVMSALELGVSIPTIIAAVNARIISSIKEERVAASKELTGPSGLYEGDQQVFTNMVRDALYCSKICSYAQGMALLGKASQEFNYNLNLGEIARIWKGGCIIRAGFLNKIKKAYDENPALPNLLLAPEFKQTILDRQAAWREVIMTAAKVGIPVPAFSASLDYFDSYRRATLPQNLTQAQRDYFGAHTYQRIDKAGTFHTEWAPEAPALASVS
- the rpsU gene encoding 30S ribosomal protein S21; translated protein: MTQVVLGENEGIESALRRFKRQVSKAGILADVKSHRHFETPLEKRKRKAIMARRKRRFR